The proteins below come from a single Gemmatimonadota bacterium genomic window:
- a CDS encoding ISAzo13 family transposase has product MQSNRKGRDGSHHPDRNEQFEFINASAEEFLERGWPVISVDTKKKELIGPFKNAGREWQKKGEPVEVNMHDFPDPELGKVIPYGVYDIGRNEGWVSVGVSHDTAQFAVEAIRRWWRQMGRRAYPTAPEMLLTADGDGSNGSRVRLWKLELQRLADELGLRLNVRHFPPGTSKWNKIEHRMFCHITENWRGRPLISRLAVVELIAATRTAQGSSLHAELDETDYETGKAVSEEQMRSLAIERCDFHGEWNYSLSPR; this is encoded by the coding sequence ATGCAGTCCAACCGCAAGGGGCGCGACGGGTCGCATCATCCAGACCGCAACGAGCAGTTTGAGTTCATCAATGCCTCGGCGGAGGAGTTTCTGGAGCGGGGATGGCCGGTCATCTCAGTGGACACGAAAAAGAAGGAACTGATCGGTCCCTTCAAGAACGCCGGGAGAGAATGGCAAAAAAAGGGCGAGCCGGTTGAGGTGAACATGCACGATTTCCCCGACCCGGAGTTGGGCAAAGTGATCCCCTACGGCGTCTATGACATCGGCCGTAATGAGGGATGGGTCAGCGTCGGCGTCTCGCATGACACAGCACAGTTCGCCGTCGAGGCGATTCGACGGTGGTGGCGGCAAATGGGCCGGCGTGCCTATCCGACGGCCCCAGAGATGCTGCTCACCGCCGACGGGGATGGAAGCAACGGCTCGCGGGTGCGGCTGTGGAAGCTGGAACTGCAGCGTCTGGCCGACGAACTAGGCCTGCGATTGAACGTCCGGCATTTTCCGCCCGGTACCAGTAAATGGAACAAGATCGAGCATCGCATGTTCTGCCACATCACGGAGAACTGGCGAGGTCGCCCCTTGATCAGTCGGCTGGCCGTGGTGGAACTGATCGCGGCCACTCGCACGGCCCAGGGATCGTCGCTTCACGCGGAGTTGGATGAGACCGACTACGAGACCGGCAAGGCCGTCTCTGAGGAACAGATGCGCTCCCTCGCGATCGAGCGCTGCGACTTCCATGGTGAATGGAATTACAGCCTCTCGCCA